GCCATCACTGTCTCTGCTGCTACCATCTCTGCCACCGCTGTCACCCTCTCAGGTGCCATCTCTGCCGCCACCACCGCCAGCATCTCTGGCCCCATCTCTGCCACCGCCACCATCTCTGGCCCCCATGTCTGCCACCGCCACCATCATCTCTGGCGCCATCtctgccaccgccaccaccatCCCTGCCGCCACCACCATCTCTGCCTCTGCCACCCCCCATCTCTGGTGCCATCTCTGCCATCACCGTCTCTGCTGCCACCGTCTCTGCCACCCGCCACCACCATCTCTGGTGCCATCTCTGCCACCGCCGCCACCCACCTCTGATGCCTGTAAGAGACGGCCTGTCGGTTCCCTgcggaggggcaggaggccctccAAGCCGTCCACGGAACGCCTCAAACCCTCGCAAGGCAATAACTACCGCAGGCCCTGGCTTTCAGAGAGCTGATAAGGCTCACGCTTCTGGCGCCCcgaaagcggggggggggaacggtTTTGTGAAGACAAGATAGCGCCGCCACTCGTGTGGCGAGCCTGCTCGTTCTCAGTGCTCAAGGCCATGGTGTCCCacgagtgacctttgcttcattatccaccAAAGGCATacgaaagcgcacgccctgcatgtgctaaggGAGGTTACAGAGCTCACGCTACACAGGTGTGACCGCGGCACGCGCCTCCCGCCGCCCAAATCACGCTAcacctcacctgggagaagggagaaagccGAGCGGAGGCTGTCCTCGGCGAGGGGAGGGCTGGACCGGGCTAattcagcaaagagaaaaaggggaaaatcagtGCCCCTGGGGAGGGAACAAAGAAGGGGAACACAGatcgtgcctgggaagatttttcccaagaaagaagattatgcctgggaagattccctgaaaaaaaaaggctggagccAAGACCGGCGATCCCTCTAGCTGTGTCTTttgctctgtcttttcctttccctatCCCTCGGTTTCTCCTTTCTCCGGGAGTTGGCCAGTCACGGTTGGAGTTGTGCCGTAGCGACCTGAAGTCCCGCTCGCCGTGAGCTGTCACATACCGGTTGTTAAGTAACGCGGTGCACAGCTCACCGCCTGCCGTAATTCGTCACGTACCCGTCCCGTTATCCTGGACTTGGGAAGACCAGTAGGGATCATTGTGGGAAACTAATCACTGTTTGCATACGGACCTTGGGATTTGTCTCGCCTTAGCCCGCGCCGGTGGGCATTTACCAGGCTGAGTCGCTTACCCCCCATCTCTGCTGAGAGTGGGACGCGAGACACTGCCACCAtctctgccaccaccgccaccgTCTCTGGTGCCacctctgccaccaccaccatctctgCCACCGCAGACATCAtctctgccaccaccgccaccatCTCTGGTGCCATCTCTGCCACCACTGCCATCTCTGGTGCAATCTGTGCCATGACCGCTGCCATCTCTGGCATCATATCTGCCACCACCGCCATCATCTCTGCAACCACCGCTGCCATCTCTGCCACAACCGACATCATCTCTGACACCGCTGCCATCTCTGGCACCatctctgccaccaccaccaccatctctgGTGCCATCTCTGCTATTGCCACCATCTCTGCCACCACCCCCACCATCTCTGGTGCCATctctgccaccgctgccaccaccTCTGGTGCCACCTCTGCCACCGCCGCCacctctgccaccaccaccaccatctctgGTGCCATCTCTGCCACAACTGCCATCATCTCTGGTGCCATCTCTGCCACTGACACCATctctgccactgctgccaccacCTCTGGTGCCGtctctgccaccaccaccatcatctcTGGTGCCATCTCTGCCACTGCTGCCATCCCTGGTGCAATCTGTGCCACCACTGCCGCCATCTCTGGCATCATATCTGCCACCACCGCTGCCATCTCTGGCACCATCTCTGCCACCACGGCCATCATCTCTGATGCCACCTCTGCCACCGCCACCACTtctgccaccgccaccaccaaCCCTGCTGCCATCTCTGGTGCCATCTCTGTCACCGCCCCCACCATCTCTGATGCCATCTCTGTCACCGCCCCCACCATTTCTGGTGCCATCTCTGCCATTGCCACCATCTCTGTCACCGCCCCCACCATCTCTGGTGCCATCTCTGCCATTGCCACCATCTCTGTCACCGCCCCCACCATCTCTGGTGCCATCTCTGCCATTGCCACCATCTCTGTCACCGCCCCCACCATCTCTGGTGCCAACTCTGCCATTGCCACCATCTCTGTCACCACCCCCACCATCTCTGGTGCCATCTCTGCCACTGCCGCCAGCATCTCTGGCACCATCTCTGCCAGCATCGCCACCCCTGGCACCACGGTCATCGTCTCTGCCCCCGGCTACCTGCAAGCCCCTCACCCTCTTCCGAAGGGATTCTCCTGATGCCTCAGGGCTGGTAACGGAGCGCTGTACATTCCACCTGGGCCGTGACCCGCCGGTCCCCTTCCCAAGGGCCGTAACAGGTTAAAGAAGCCCAGACAGGCAGCTCGGACACTGGTTAATAATTCAGCCAGCCCTAACGAGGCAGAATCATTGCCGGGGGATGCGCCCATCAATTTTAACATTAAACcccaaccaattaaaaaaaaaaaaaaaaaaacaaaaaaacaaacaaaccaaaaccaaacaaataatcTTTAAAGCAAGCCGGTGGACAAAGAGGTGAAATCGCCCGCGAGAGGTACCGCGGTGGATCTGAGCCTCCACCCTGGGTTTGGAGCTCAAAGGTTTATTCCTGATGGGGcacagagaggggctgggggggtggaggggggaagaaaCGCCTGGAAAAATCAACCTTGAAGGGCAAGAGGCTGCCCCAGGTGAAGGCAGAGGCGAGGAGGGAGCAGCGGCTCTGGACCCACTGTGCCGGGGAGAAGCCCACGGCCGTCAGGGCGGGAGGTGACACCCCCAGCCCGTTCCCCGGCGCTGGGGAAGGACCTCGAAGCTCCAAGCCCCCGCCTTCGGAAGGGCCATCTGTCCCGCTTTCCCTTACACggctgaggggagggaaaaaaataggaaaaacaaaaataaaggggGGGTGGAGTACAGGAGAGCAGTTGCCCTCCGGCAGCTTTTGGGGTTTCTATAGGATTCGACCTGGACCTCTTgatgttttcccttcccttgccaGCGACAGGATTTCCCCGGGATTTTGTTCACCCCTCCGATACATTCCCCATCACCTCCACTTCCCGGCGGATCGCTTCCCATCACCTCCCTGCCCGGGCTCCCCAAGCCTCTCCCTGCCGCCCAGCTTTCCTTCCTCCATCCACGGCGTCCCCGCCGGCCGGCTCATGTTATTTTTCCCTCTAAGCCCCTTCTCTAAGGAGGCTCCGGACGTTTTCGCGAAGCCCAACCCGAAATACCCTGGACCCCTCTTCCCTTGGAGGTCACCCTGGCGAGAAGAGGCCGCATCCAGCACCTTCGGGTGCCCCCCGCACCCAAAAGGGCTTTCCAAGAGCAGGGGCACCCCAAAAGCGGGGTCACAATCCTGCTTTCGCAATTCCCAGCACCGTGCCCCCCCCAAAAGCCTACCCACACCCCTGCTTTAGCACAGCCCAGTGCCGCGCTCCCCCCAAAAATCATCCCTGCAACTTCACTTTATCCATTCCCAGCGCcacgctcccccccacccccgaatccCACCCATCGGCTTCCTTTGCCCGCTCCCGGCACCGCGCTCCCCCCAAAagcacacccacagccccacttTAGCAACTTGAAGCACAGTGCCCCCCCAAAAAGCACACCGACACCCCTGCTTTAGCAACTCCCAGCGCCGTGCCCCCCCCAAAAGCACACCGACACCCCTGCTTTAGCAACTCCCAGCACcgtgccccccccaaaaatcacACTGACACCCCTGTTTCAGCAACTCCCAGCACcgtgccccccccaaaaatcacACCGACACCCCTGCTTTAGCAACTCCCAGCACCGTGCCCCCCCAAAAGCACACCGACACCCCTGCTTTAGCAACTCCCAGCACCGTGCCCCCCCAAAAGCACACCCAAACCCCTGCTTTAGCAACTCCCAGCGCCGTGCCCCCCCAAAAGCACACCCAAACCCCTGCTTTAGCAACTCCCAGCGCCGTGCCCCCCCAAAAGCACACCCATACCCCTGCTTTAGCAACTCCCAGCGTTGTGCCCCCCCAAAAAGCACACCCAAACCCCTGCTTCAGCAACTCCCAGCACCGTGCCCCCCCCAAAAGCACACCCATACCCCTACTTTAGCAACTCCCAGCACCGTGCCCCCCCAAAATCACACCGACACCCCTGCTTTAGCAACTCCCAGCGTTGTGCCCCCCCAAAAGCACACTGAAACCCCTGCTTTAGCAACTCCCAGCGTTGTGCCCCCCCAAAAGCACACCGACACCCCTGCTTTAGCAACTCCCAGCACCGTGCCCCCCCAAAAGCACTCCGACACCCCTGCTTTAGCAACTCCCAGCGCCGTGCCCCCCCAAAAGCACACCCATACCCCTGCTCTAGCACAGCCTAGTGCCGCGCTCCCCCCAAAAATCACCCCCGCAACTTCACTTTACCCATTCCCAGCGCCGCGCTCCCCCCCCGCGAATCCCACCCATCGGCTTCCTTTGCCCGCTCCCGGCTCCGCGCTCCCCCTAAACCCAcgtccgtcccgtcccgtcccgtcccgtcccgtcccttccctttcccaaTTCCCACTATTCCCACCgctctgcttcccccctcccccgccaaaaagcatccccccccacccctttccccccccgctcATAGCACAAGCACCGCCTTGCTTCGCTCTAagccccgcccccggggctgACCCGGCCACTgcgccgggatggggcggggcgggggcgcgggggggtgtgtgggggcgGCCGgacccgccccgccccgccccgccccgccccgccccgccccatcccggcgcTCTCGCGAGGCTGCGGAATATGGCGCGAGCGGGCGGCGGGAACCTACCGTGGTACGATCGGGATGGGGatcgggatggggatggggatgggggggaggaaggggagggcgCTGCCCCCGGCTAatcgcacaccccccccccccctccccgtcccgttccccccccaccctccccggtGCGCTGTGTCCGTTGCAGGGTGGAGAAATACCGGCCGCAGGCGCTGTCGGAGCTGGTGTCTCACCGGGATATACTCAGCACCGGTAAgtaaccacccccccccaccccccccggtaAGTAATAaccatcccccccccgcctcggtaAGCAATACCCTCCCCCGGTAAGACACATCCCCCggtaactaactaactaactaacacACCCTACCCGCCAGTAATTAACCCCCCCCAGTAAGTAAACCCTACCCCCCAGTAATTACCCGCGCCCCTCAAGTAAACCCTACCCCCCAGTAattaacacacacacccccagtaAGTAAACCCAACCCCCCAGTAAGTAAACTTTACCCCCCAGTAAGTAAACCCTACCCCCCAGTAATTACCCGCACCCCTCAAGTAAACCCTACCCCCCAGTAattaacacacaccccccccagtaAGTAAACCCTACCCCCCAGTAATTACCCAACCCCCCAGTAattaacacacacaccccccactaAGTAAACCTAACCCCCCCTAGGAAGTAAACCCTACCCCCGGTAATTAATACCCCCCCCTCCCAGTAAGTAAGTTTTACCCCCCAGTAAGTAAACCCTACCCCCCAGTAATAAACCCACCCACCCCAGTAAGTAAACTTTACCCCCCAGTAAGTAAACTCTACCCCCCAGTAATTAACCATCCCTCTGGTAAATAAACACACCCCCCCAATAATTAaccacacacatatacacacccCCTAagtactccccccccccccagtaactAACCCCCCAGCCCTGTAAGCAATAAGcaaccccccacacacccacacccccccccaggtaactcccccctctccccgcaaCACCCCTGGGGGTGctgagcaccccccagccccgttatctgtgcccccccctcccgcagTGCAGCGGTTCATCAGCGAGGATCGGCTCCCGCACCTTCTCCTCTATGGCCCCCCCGGTACCGGTAAAACCTCCACCATCCTCGCCTGTGCCAAACAGCTCTACCGGGAGCGGGAATTCGGTTCCATGGTGCTGGAGGTAAGGTtggggggggtgatggtgggagGGATCCCCGCCCACCCCCTGGGGGCATCCCAGGGATCCACGGCGTCTCCCTCCAGCTCAACGCCTCCGATGACCGGGGCATCGACATCGTCCGAGGGCCCATCCTGAGCTTCGCCAGCACCAGGACCATCTTTAAGTGAGTGGTGGGGTCTGCGCTTCCCAAAgctccccatcccttcctcacatcccgccccccggcaccgccTGCCCCGGCGCTCACCTCgggagctgggtttgggggggctcCGGAGGTGGGAAGCGTGCCGGAGCGGATGGGAAGGAGTCGGGGCTGCCCTGCAAGCGGGGAGGATGAGGACGGTAAGGATGAGTGATAAAGGTGCTGGTCCAGAGGGGAAAGGAGcattcggggtggggggggaggtgtgtCAGGCTGGGAACAGGCACATGTACCCCCTGTCCCATCCCCCTTTTCCAGGACCAAAGCcacccccttttcctccctttttaagGAAAGGTTTCAAGCTCGTCATCCTGGATGAAGCCGACGCCATGACCCAGGATGCTCAGAACGCCCTGAGGCGAGGTGAGGGGCGCTGGGGACCCCACGCCACTGCCACCCCTCCGGCCTTTCCCAGCCCGGcgcagggtgtgtgtgggggggggggggaagcccagACAAGCAGGGGGCCGAGGAGGAccagcctctcctccctcctctttgcagtGATCGAGAAGTTCACGGAAAACACCCGGTTTTGCCTCATCTGCAACTACCTCTCCAAGATCATCCCCGCCTTGCAGTCCCGCTGCACGCGATTCCGCTTCGGCCCCCTCACCCCGGAGCTGATGGTGCCCCGGCTGCAGCACGTCATACAGGAGGAGGGGTgagctggggccggggggtggggggggggcgtccACAGCATCCTCAGcatccctctttttctccccccccgtTCCCCTACGCAGGGCGCAGCAGCCGGCTTGGTTTTCCAGGGTTGTATTTCCCTCCGGCAGCGCTggctccctctgcagccccccaggtcttGTTTTCCAGGGTGGATGTGACGGAGGATGGGATGAAGGCTCTGGTGACCCTCTCGAGCGGTGACATGCGCAGAGCCCTCAATATCTTGCAGGTACGGACCACGGCCGCGGCCGCTCTGCCCTCGCGTCCACCGGCAGCGGTCAGCCCCACGCAGGCAGCTGCCCCGGAGGGATCGGTGGAGGAAGAAACGAgctcttcatccctccctccgccctcctcttcctcagagcaCCACCATGGCCTTCGGCAAGGTGACGGAGGAGAACGTCTACACCTGCACGGGACACCCCCTCAAGTCGGACATCGCCAACATCCTCGACTGGATGCTGAACCAGGACTTTTCCACCGCCTACCGCAGTATCCTTTTCCCTCCGCTGGGCTTAGCGTCGAATCCCCGCCGACGGGAATCCTCCTCTTCGCCAGGGCTTCCCATCCTCTGGCCTCCGGCTCTGGCTGGGACGGGTGCAGCTCGCATGGGGGGAGGGTCCTCGGGGTTGCCGCAGGGATGAGGAGTGGGATCTTGTGgggaaaagcttggaaaaaagcCCTTCACTCGTTCTCATCTCAGAAATCATGGAGCTGAAGACGCTGAAGGGCTTGGCCCTGCAGGACATCCTCACCGAGATCCACCTCTTTGTGCACAGAGGTAGGGGCTCGCGGGGCCAGCTCCTGGGTGACCCTGGGAGGGACAatcgtccccccccagcccccgctgACGCACGCTGTCTCCTTCTCTCCGCAGTCGATTTCCCACCCTCGGTCCGCATCCAGCTGCTGATCAAAATGGCAGACATCGAGTAAGTGTCCACTTGCCCCAAAACACCCTGGTTTGGGGGGGCTGGCCAGCACGCCCATCCCACGGGGGGGTCACCGCTACCACGCTGTGCCGGGTCCTGGTGGCCGCTGGGCACCGCTGGCAGATGCCCCCAGCCCTTGTGCATCCGTCTCTGCCGCATAAACCCTGCGCTTGGCTCGCTGCGtcctggccagagctgtggctttGTGGGGAGGCGGATGCTGGTGTAAACACCTGCACCTGcccttgcccccccccctcccctgtctCCAGGTACCGGCTGGCTGCTGGGACCAGTGAAAAGATTCAGCTGAGCTCCCTCATCGCGGCTTTCCAAGTCACCAGGGACCTGATCGTGGCCGAAGCCTGAGTCCCGCTGGGTGGGTCCTTCCTTGCAACGTCGCGTGGCGCGGGAGCCGGTGGGGATCGTCAGCGCGGTGCCCGGAGCTGCTCCGTCCGGCTTTCCCATGCCTTTTTGCAAGCCTTGAACCCGCAGCCAGGGCGCGAGAGTCGGGCAGCGCCGTTTCTAAGCCTCGCCGGGAAATACAGACGCCTCCCAAAGCCCAGCGGGTTGCGCTTGTCTCTTCTTTGTCCTCCTGTAGAGCAAGGACCAAAGGGAGGGGGTGGAGGCTGACCCTGTCCCCTCGCAAAGGCGTCGCACCCACGCAGGCTGAAGTCCTGCTGCTGTCACCCGCCTGCGCAACCTCCAGTCCCTGCAGGGCGCTGACACGCTGCGCAGTCCCACCGTGGCTTGTGCCACCCCGCCGCCCGTGCAGCCGGGGACAGCATGCTGCCTGGGGACAGCGCGGTTTCTTGCGGTGACATCCCCCCGTTACAAGAGGGAAGGCAGCGGTGGGTGACACCCATACGGGTTAGGGAAAGCCCAGCTTTCTGCCCTCAGCTCCCCGCAAGAGAAAACATCCCAGGGAGTCGTTTAGAGGAGACATTCCCTGTCCTCTCCATCAGCTGGGGTCACAGCCTCGGGCCCTCTAGCATGGAGGGGACTCAAAGCACACGTCGTCACTCCAGACACCAGttcagctggagggagggagacaAGCCCCCAAGACCGCTTCATCCACAGCGTGAACGTGGGGCTCCTCGAGCGCAGAGCtccagcagggaaagaaaacaccgGAGGAacgggagctgggggctgcgggaagCCCCGCATCCCACCTTCGCGGCGGACCGatcctccccccagcacccaccgctgAACGCTTACTGGTCTGCTGGACTTTGGAGCCCAAGTCGGCGCTCAGCTGTGGCTGGAGGCCCTGGGCCTGCCCTGCCGGGTATCCTCAGGTCACCGCTACGAACCAAGAGGAAAGATGTGACGAatcatttgtttcttttattctgtcaTCGCTGTCGTCTAGTCCGCGGACACCCGCTGGGGTTTGTCCAGCTCATACCcggagcaggagaagcagcagagcccGCGCCTCTCCGGAAACTAAAGCTCCAGCAGGAGCCGGTCCCAGTGAGGATCGTTTTTATTGGGAACGGTTGTAGCCCTGTATTTGTAGGAACAACAAAAGCTCCGGCTCGGAGCGCGCCCGCTAACCTTCAATCCACAACATTGCACTTGGAAGCAAAAGCACCTGACCCAAAACTTGCAGAtagcagggggacagggggacgtcTGTCCCCTGCGGGGCCACCGCAGCTGTGCCCCTTGCCCTCCGCATGCTTTTTTGCTGGGTTCTAG
This Chroicocephalus ridibundus chromosome 13, bChrRid1.1, whole genome shotgun sequence DNA region includes the following protein-coding sequences:
- the RFC5 gene encoding replication factor C subunit 5 isoform X1, translating into MARAGGGNLPWVEKYRPQALSELVSHRDILSTVQRFISEDRLPHLLLYGPPGTGKTSTILACAKQLYREREFGSMVLELNASDDRGIDIVRGPILSFASTRTIFKKGFKLVILDEADAMTQDAQNALRRVIEKFTENTRFCLICNYLSKIIPALQSRCTRFRFGPLTPELMVPRLQHVIQEEGVDVTEDGMKALVTLSSGDMRRALNILQSTTMAFGKVTEENVYTCTGHPLKSDIANILDWMLNQDFSTAYRKIMELKTLKGLALQDILTEIHLFVHRGRGSRGQLLGDPGRDNRPPPAPADARCLLLSAVDFPPSVRIQLLIKMADIEYRLAAGTSEKIQLSSLIAAFQVTRDLIVAEA
- the RFC5 gene encoding replication factor C subunit 5 isoform X2, yielding MARAGGGNLPWVEKYRPQALSELVSHRDILSTVQRFISEDRLPHLLLYGPPGTGKTSTILACAKQLYREREFGSMVLELNASDDRGIDIVRGPILSFASTRTIFKKGFKLVILDEADAMTQDAQNALRRVIEKFTENTRFCLICNYLSKIIPALQSRCTRFRFGPLTPELMVPRLQHVIQEEGVDVTEDGMKALVTLSSGDMRRALNILQSTTMAFGKVTEENVYTCTGHPLKSDIANILDWMLNQDFSTAYRKIMELKTLKGLALQDILTEIHLFVHRVDFPPSVRIQLLIKMADIEYRLAAGTSEKIQLSSLIAAFQVTRDLIVAEA
- the RFC5 gene encoding replication factor C subunit 5 isoform X3; the encoded protein is MERVEKYRPQALSELVSHRDILSTVQRFISEDRLPHLLLYGPPGTGKTSTILACAKQLYREREFGSMVLELNASDDRGIDIVRGPILSFASTRTIFKKGFKLVILDEADAMTQDAQNALRRVIEKFTENTRFCLICNYLSKIIPALQSRCTRFRFGPLTPELMVPRLQHVIQEEGVDVTEDGMKALVTLSSGDMRRALNILQSTTMAFGKVTEENVYTCTGHPLKSDIANILDWMLNQDFSTAYRKIMELKTLKGLALQDILTEIHLFVHRVDFPPSVRIQLLIKMADIEYRLAAGTSEKIQLSSLIAAFQVTRDLIVAEA